A single Nicotiana tabacum cultivar K326 chromosome 5, ASM71507v2, whole genome shotgun sequence DNA region contains:
- the LOC142181030 gene encoding uncharacterized protein LOC142181030 has translation MAGQVYKDKATLKEVMENYAISQRFQFQVDRSNAIRLIVVVDGSHLKSYYTGTFFSASMLDGAGHILPLAYGIIDSENDAAWTWFFEQFKIAYGDRGNMCIASDRNESIIKSVLRMYPDVPYFACIWHLWNNVYKKFKKIHAKLSEIYFSMAKAYTQAEFDSLMEKVEKVVIRVKEYIELAGYEKWARLYAPVNRGWTMTSNIAESINVALVSASELPIYEFLEEVRKMFGCWNCSNRKETTHTYTTLGKKYQEMLTLNEAMSTRMTVVPSTDYLHTVNDGGRNYMSAC, from the exons ATGGCTGGACAAGTGTATAAAGATAAGGCTACATTGAAAGAGGTGATGGAGAATTATGCTATATCTCAAAGGTTTCAATTCCAGGTTGATAGGTCTAATGCTATCAG ACTCATTGTTGTTGTGGATGGAAGTCACCTAAAATCTTACTACACCGGGACTTTCTTTTCGGCAAGCATGTTGGATGGTGCAG GTCATATATTGCCACTAGCATATGGTATTATTGATTCAGAGAACGATGCTGCTTGGACgtggttctttgagcaattcaagatagCATACGGTGACAGGGGAAACATGTGCATCGCTTCAGATAGAAATGAGAGTATCATTAAATCTGTATTGAGAATGTATCCAGATGTACCGTATTTTGCTTGTATATGGCATCTATGGAACAACGTATATAAGAAATTCAAAAAGATCCATGCCAAGTTGAGCGAGATATACTTCTCGATGGCAAAAGCATACACACAAGCTGAATTTGACAGTCTGATGGAGAAGGTGGAGAAGGTAGTTATTAGGGTGAAAGAATACATAGAGTTAGCTGGATACGAAAAGTGGGCTAGGTTGTATGCACCTGTTAACAGGGGATGGACAATGACGTCAAATATTGCTGAGTCAATCAATGTCGCACTAGTTTCAGCAAGTGAATTGCCAATATACGAATTCCTCGAAGAAGTTAGGAAGATGTTTGGATGTTGGAATTGTAGTAACCGCAAAGAAACTACACATACATACACGACGCTTGGAAAAAAATATCAGGAGATGTTGACTTTGAATGAGGCAATGTCTACACGTATGACT gtGGTACCATCAACTGATTACTTACATACGGTTAACGATGGAGGGAGGAATTACATGTCTGCCTGTTAG